In Oryza glaberrima chromosome 8, OglaRS2, whole genome shotgun sequence, the following are encoded in one genomic region:
- the LOC127782618 gene encoding nuclear transcription factor Y subunit B-11, which translates to MKSRKSYGHLLSPVGSPPSDNESGAAAAAAAAGGGGCGSSAGYVVYGGGGGGDSPAKEQDRFLPIANVSRIMKRSLPANAKISKEAKETVQECVSEFISFVTGEASDKCQREKRKTINGDDLLWAMTTLGFEAYVGPLKSYLNRYREAEGEKAAVLGGAGGAAAARHGEGGCCGGGGGADGVVIDGHSPLAGGLSHSHHGHQQQDGGGDVGLMMGGGAAGVGYNAGAGSTTTAFYAPAATAASGNKAYCGGDGSRVMEFGGIGGEEESGGGGERGFAGHLHGVQW; encoded by the coding sequence ATGAAGAGTAGGAAGAGCTATGGGCACTTGCTGAGCCCGGTGGGCAGCCCGCCGTCGGACAACGagtccggcgcggcggcggcggcggctgcagcgggcggcggcggctgcgggagcAGCGCCGGGTATGTcgtctacggcggcggcggcggtggggactCGCCGGCGAAGGAGCAGGACAGGTTCCTGCCGATCGCGAACGTGAGCCGCATCATGAAGCGGTCGCTGCCGGCGAACGCCAAGATCTCCAAGGAGGCgaaggagacggtgcaggagtgCGTGTCGGAGTTCATCAGCTTCGTTACCGGCGAGGCCTCCGACAAGTGCCAGCGCGAGAAGCGGAAGACCATCAACGGCGACGACCTCCTCTGGGCCATGACCACGCTGGGGTTCGAGGCCTACGTCGGCCCGCTCAAGTCCTACCTCAACCGCTACCGCGAGGCCGAGGGCGAGAAGGCCGCcgtgctcggcggcgccggcggcgccgccgcggcgcgccacggcgagggcggttgctgcggcggcggcggcggcgccgatggcgtCGTCATCGACGGGCATtccccgctcgccggcggcctaTCACACTCACACCATGGTCATCAGcagcaggacggcggcggcgacgtcgggctcatgatgggcggcggcgccgccggcgtcgggtACAACGCCGGGgccgggtcgacgacgacggcgttctacgcgccggcggcgacggcggcgtcaggGAACAAGGCGtactgcggcggcgacgggtcgaGGGTGATGGAGTTCGGGGgcatcggcggcgaggaggagagcggaggcggcggcgagagggggtTCGCCGGCCACCTCCATGGCGTGCAATGGTGA
- the LOC127781632 gene encoding anthocyanin 5-aromatic acyltransferase-like: MAPPPPSVTIIEDGRVAVPPPPPPEPALFKLTALDAQWIPLPLIQRVLVFDDGGEGRIPPFEDVVAALRASLAETVARLLPLAGRIVHLPETGEAAIDCSGRGGGVRFVVAECGGADAARVARDADHDVALMEQLAPVLDADALPAETMAAQVTRLGGGGGGVAVGVALHHAVVDGRSVWRFIEAWAACCRGDDAWSAAPALAFDRAAVALPDGEELARDVLRKYVPNLPVATVPKFLVKGRLQLSRRTFTVAAAQMLRLKHRIVAGAGAGLTPPSGFVALAALAWVSFVRSKHAAGAIAAGDEVYLFFFMDCRGRRAAFDPPVGEGFFGTCISGCLATATARDLLGGGDGGLVAAARAVQEEVRRAAEDPLAGWEWMSLVGRIALSRLVNMSGSTRFPAYEAADFGWGSPSRTELVTMNHGGQVVLVAAKGGGVQASVSMKPEHMDKFKSDFESYLE; this comes from the exons atggcgccaccaccaccatcggtCACCATCATCGAGGACGGCCgcgtcgccgtgccgccgccgccgccgcctgagccgGCGCTGTTCAAGCTGACCGCGCTCGACGCGCAGTGGATCCCGCTCCCGCTCATCCAGCGCGTGCTCGtgttcgacgacggcggcgaggggcgcaTACCGCCGTTCgaggacgtcgtcgccgccctccgcgcgTCCCTGGCGGAGACGGTGGCGCGGCTGCTACCCCTCGCCGGGAGGATCGTCCACCTGCCAGAGACGGGGGAGGCGGCGATCGACTGctccgggcgcggcggcggcgtcaggttCGTCGTCGCGGagtgcggcggcgccgacgcggcgcgcGTCGCCCGGGACGCCGACCACGACGTGGCGCTGATGGAGCAACTCGCCCCGGtgctcgacgccgacgcgctCCCGGCGGAGACGATGGCCGCGCAGGTGACcaggctgggcggcggcggcggcggcgtggcggtcgGCGTGGCGCTGCACCACGCCGTGGTGGACGGCCGCTCGGTCTGGAGGTTCATCGAGGCCTGGGCGGCGTGctgccgcggcgacgacgcgtggagcgccgcgccggcgctggcgttcgaccgcgccgccgtcgcgctcccagacggcgaggagctcgccAGGGACGTGCTCCGGAAGTACGTCCCAAACCTGCCAGTG GCAACGGTACCCAAGTTCCTCGTCAAGGGCCGCCTGCAGCTCTCCCGCCGGAcgttcaccgtcgccgccgcgcaaaTGCTCCGCCTCAAGCACcgcatcgtcgccggcgccggcgccggcctcaCGCCGCCGTCCGGCTTCGTGGCGCTCGCGGCGCTGGCGTGGGTGTCGTTCGTCCGGAGCAAGCACGCGGcgggcgccatcgccgccggcgacgaggtgtacctcttcttcttcatggactgccgcggccgccgcgccgcgttcGACCCGCCGGTGGGGGAGGGCTTCTTCGGCACGTGCATCTCCGGCTGCCTCGCCACGGCCACCGCGCGGGacctgctcggcggcggcgacggcgggctggtcgccgccgccagggccgtgcaggaggaggtgcggcgagcggcggaggaccCGCTCGCCGGCTGGGAGTGGATGTCGCTGGTGGGGCGGATCGCGCTGAGCCGGCTGGTGAACATGTCGGGGTCGACGAGGTTCCCGGCGTACGAGGCGGCGGACTTCGGGTGGGGCTCGCCGAGCCGGACGGAGTTGGTGACGATGAACCATGGCGGGCAGGTGGTGCTCGTCGCCGCCAAGGGCGGCGGTGTGCAGGCGTCGGTGTCGATGAAGCCGGAGCACATGGACAAGTTCAAGTCGGATTTTGAGAGCTACTTAGAATGA
- the LOC127781524 gene encoding CRS2-associated factor 1, mitochondrial, producing the protein MLLLAGLLRRARPPRRPSVRRLSGLLDRYGFVPPASLTPHSAAGSASDDGGAKKRRPKKPPYRPPSSLDRGGRPAARSDLPFDFRFSYTESSPGNKPIGLREPKYSPFGPGRLDRPWTGLCAPAVDTTLRDAHADDPAPAAERELEEARRRERERVLGEPLTPAERAFLVSKCQKSRTKKQINLGRDGLTHNMLNDIHNHWKNDEAVRVKCLGVPTVDMQNVCHQLEDKTGGLIIHRHGGQLILYRGRHYNPKKRPVIPLMLWKPAEPVYPRIIKTTIEGLTVEETKEMRKKGLYVPVLTKLAKNGYYASLVPMVRDAFLTDELVRIDSKGLPKSDYRKIGVKLRDLVPCIIVSFDKEQIIVWRGKDYNGTIQDNTQKTSVSVLEEESAGAESENGDQEQASSDWASDECSQLSSSDEMPDDKSAISEVDSD; encoded by the exons atgctcctcctcgccggcctcctccgccgcgcccgcccgccgcgccgcccctccgtCCGCCGCCTCTCTGGCCTCCTCGACCGCTATGGCTTCGTGCCACCCGCCTCCCTCACCCCGcactccgccgccggctccgcctccgacgacggcggcgccaagAAGCGGCGCCCCAAGAAGCCCCCCTACCGGCCACCCTCCTCGCTGgaccgcggcggccgccccgccgcgcgctccgACCTCCCCTTCGACTTCCGGTTCAGCTACACCGAGAGCTCCCCGGGGAACAAGCCCATCGGGCTCCGCGAGCCCAAGTACTCCCCGTTTGGCCCCGGCCGCCTCGACCGCCCATGGACGGGCCTCTGCGCCCCCGCCGTCGACACCACGCTCCGCGACGCCCACGCCGACGAcccggcccccgccgccgagagggagctcgaggaggcgcgccgccgcgagcgggAGCGCGTGCTCGGCGAGCCGCTCACCCCCGCCGAGCGCGCCTTCTTGGTTAGCAAGTGCCAGAAGAGCCGCACCAAGaagcagatcaatctcg GGAGAGATGGGCTCACTCACAACATGCTAAATGACATACATAATCACTGGAAGAACGACGAGGCGGTCAGGGTGAAATGCCTCGGCGTGCCGACGGTTGATATGCAGAATGTGTGCCATCAGCTTGAG GATAAAACTGGTGGCCTTATCATCCACAGGCATGGTGGTCAGTTGATATTGTACAGGGGACGGCATTATAATCCGAAGAAAAGACCTGTTATTCCGTTAATGCTGTGGAAGCCAGCTGAACCTGTATACCCGAGGATAATTAAAACAACAATAGAAGGACTGACAGTTGAGGAGACAAAGGAAATGAGGAAGAAAGGCCTATATGTTCCTGTTTTGACGAAGCTAG CCAAGAATGGGTATTACGCTAGTCTTGTTCCAATGGTTCGGGATGCCTTTTTGACTGATGAGTTGGTCCGGATAGATTCTAAAGGATTGCCAAAAAGTGATTATCGGAAAATTGGAGTCAAGCTCAGG GACCTTGTTCCTTGCATAATTGTCTCTTTTGACAAAGAGCAGATTATTGTTTGGAGGGGAAAGGATTATAATGGAACCATACAGGATAATACACAGAAGACATCTGTTTCAGTTCTCGAAGAAGAGAGTGCAGGAGCTGAGAGCGAGAACGGTGATCAGGAACAAGCATCAAGCGACTGGGCTTCTGATGAGTGCTCTCAGTTGAGTAGCTCTGATGAAATGCCAGATGACAAATCAGCTATTTCTGAGGTAGACTCTGATTAG
- the LOC127781972 gene encoding LRR receptor kinase BAK1, translated as MAAPRWAVWAVLLLRLLVPAARVLANMEGDALHSLRTNLVDPNNVLQSWDPTLVNPCTWFHVTCNNDNSVIRVDLGNAALSGTLVPQLGQLKNLQYLELYSNNISGTIPSELGNLTNLVSLDLYLNNFTGPIPDSLGNLLKLRFLRLNNNSLSGSIPKSLTAITALQVLDLSNNNLSGEVPSTGSFSLFTPISFANNPSLCGPGTTKPCPGAPPFSPPPPYNPPTPVQSPGSSSSTGAIAGGVAAGAALLFAIPAIGFAWYRRRKPQEHFFDVPAEEDPEVHLGQLKRFSLRELQVATDTFSNKNILGRGGFGKVYKGRLADGSLVAVKRLKEERTPGGELQFQTEVEMISMAVHRNLLRLRGFCMTPTERLLVYPYMANGSVASRLRERPPSEPPLDWRTRRRIALGSARGLSYLHDHCDPKIIHRDVKAANILLDEDFEAVVGDFGLAKLMDYKDTHVTTAVRGTIGHIAPEYLSTGKSSEKTDVFGYGIMLLELITGQRAFDLARLANDDDVMLLDWVKGLLKEKRLEMLVDPDLQSNYIDVEVESLIQVALLCTQGSPTERPKMAEVVRMLEGDGLAERWEEWQKIEVVRQEVELGPHRNSEWIVDSTDNLHAVELSGPR; from the exons atggcggcgccgCGGTGGGCGGTGTgggcggtgctgctgctgcggctgctcgTGCCAGCGGCGCGGGTGCTCGCCAACATGGAAG GTGATGCATTGCATAGCTTGAGGACTAATTTAGTCGATCCTAATAATGTTCTACAAAGTTGGGACCCAACTCTGGTCAATCCGTGCACTTGGTTTCATGTTACTTGCAATAACGACAACAGTGTTATCAGAGT TGATCTTGGGAATGCTGCACTATCAGGCACTTTGGTCCCACAACTTGGGCAACTAAAAAACTTGCAATACCT GGAGCTCTACAGTAATAACATAAGCGGAACGATACCTAGTGAACTTGGAAACCTCACAAACTTGGTCAGTTTGGATTTGTACTTGAACAACTTCACTGGTCCAATACCAGATTCACTTGGAAACCTATTGAAGCTACGATTCCT GCGTCTTAACAATAACAGCCTTTCAGGTTCAATTCCTAAATCACTAACTGCTATCACTGCCCTACAAGTTCT AGATCTTTCAAACAACAATTTGTCTGGAGAAGTTCCATCAACTGGTTCCTTTTCATTATTCACCCCTATCAG TTTTGCCAACAACCCTTCCTTGTGTGGTCCTGGGACCACAAAACCTTGCCCTGGTGCTCCCCCCTTTTCCCCACCTCCTCCATATAACCCTCCAACTCCTGTGCAGTCACCAG GGAGTTCATCTAGTACTGGAGCAATTGCTGGTGGAGTGGCTGCTGGAGCAGCCTTGCTATTTGCTATTCCTGCTATTGGTTTTGCATGGTATCGGCGCAGGAAACCCCAAGAGCATTTCTTTGATGTGCCTG CTGAGGAGGATCCAGAGGTCCATCTTGGCCAGCTTAAAAGATTTTCACTACGAGAACTACAAGTTGCAACAGATACCTTCAGCAATAAAAACATTCTCGGAAGAGGTGGGTTTGGCAAGGTCTATAAAGGAAGATTAGCAGATGGTTCTTTAGTAGCTGTTAAGAGACTAAAGGAGGAGAGAACACCTGGTGGGGAACTACAGTTTCAAACAGAAGTTGAGATGATTAGCATGGCTGTACATAGAAATCTGCTGCGTTTACGAGGGTTCTGTATGACACCCACAGAAAGGTTGCTTGTGTATCCATACATGGCTAATGGAAGCGTTGCGTCACGTCTTAGAG aacggcCACCATCGGAACCTCCACTTGATTGGCGAACAAGAAGAAGGATTGCGTTGGGTTCCGCCAGGGGGCTGTCCTATTTACATGATCATTGTGACCCAAAGATTATCCATCGTGATGTCAAAGCtgcaaatattttattagaTGAAGACTTTGAAGCTGTAGTAGGGGACTTTGGTTTGGCCAAACTAATGGATTACAAGGATACCCATGTAACAACTGCAGTTCGTGGTACAATTGGGCATATTGCACCAGAATATCTTTCAACAGGAAAATCATCTGAGAAAACTGATGTATTTGGTTATGGGATTATGCTTTTGGAGCTTATAACAGGACAACGTGCCTTTGACCTTGCTCGTCTAGCCaatgatgatgatgtcatgcTACTGGACTGG GTAAAAGGATTACTCAAGGAGAAAAGGCTGGAGATGTTGGTTGATCCAGATTTACAGAGCAACTACATTGATGTTGAGGTAGAATCACTAATCCAGGTTGCTCTTCTTTGCACACAAGGCTCCCCCACAGAACGCCCCAAGATGGCGGAGGTTGTGAGGATGCTTGAAGGTGATGGCCTTGCCGAGAGATGGGAGGAGTGGCAGAAGATAGAAGTAGTACGGCAGGAGGTAGAGCTTGGCCCTCATCGGAACTCAGAGTGGATTGTCGACTCGACGGACAACCTTCATGCGGTTGAGCTATCAGGGCCGAGGTGA